The following proteins are encoded in a genomic region of Acidobacteriota bacterium:
- a CDS encoding SOS response-associated peptidase, whose product MCGRASQRGKREDFRNYVYEFDPQGDLFRGNIKPTQDVAIVINDRDAVKTVDARWWCQFDGSREWSTKYATFNANIERLETSPMWKKLLVSKRCIMPVTSFYEWPEKGKPPIEIRANNGHPFALAGLWSNWYDNGEQRQSFAVITTHANDFMTQYHRAMPVILEDKELQKLWLLEGGMDILRGFQCGLTAEPLPDKIENVYEQ is encoded by the coding sequence ATGTGCGGACGGGCATCACAACGGGGAAAACGCGAGGATTTTCGGAATTACGTCTACGAGTTCGACCCGCAGGGCGACCTTTTTCGCGGCAATATCAAACCGACACAGGACGTCGCCATCGTCATCAACGACCGCGACGCCGTCAAGACGGTCGACGCCCGCTGGTGGTGCCAATTCGACGGCTCACGCGAGTGGAGCACCAAATACGCGACCTTCAACGCCAATATCGAGCGCCTTGAGACCAGCCCGATGTGGAAAAAGCTGCTCGTCTCAAAACGCTGCATCATGCCTGTCACGAGCTTTTACGAGTGGCCCGAAAAGGGCAAACCGCCCATCGAAATACGGGCCAATAACGGCCATCCGTTCGCCCTCGCCGGACTCTGGTCCAATTGGTACGACAACGGCGAACAGCGTCAGTCATTCGCCGTCATAACGACGCACGCCAACGATTTTATGACCCAATACCACCGAGCCATGCCCGTCATCCTCGAAGACAAGGAGCTCCAAAAACTCTGGCTCCTCGAAGGCGGGATGGACATCCTGCGCGGATTCCAATGCGGCCTCACCGCCGAACCGCTGCCCGACAAGATCGAAAACGTCTACGAACAATAG
- the uraH gene encoding hydroxyisourate hydrolase, translating to MSRITTHILDISTGEPARDVMILLEQKDPALGWQKIGDGLTNAEGRHTNLVPPNMLLVAGHYRLVFETGAYYAAQGTICFHPQIIVAFTVRDIAQHYHVPLLIGPFGYSTYRGS from the coding sequence ATGAGCAGAATTACCACACATATATTAGATATTTCGACAGGCGAACCCGCAAGGGACGTGATGATCCTGCTCGAGCAAAAGGACCCGGCACTTGGTTGGCAAAAGATCGGCGATGGGCTGACGAATGCCGAAGGGCGTCATACAAATCTTGTTCCGCCAAACATGCTGCTTGTGGCCGGACACTACCGCCTCGTTTTTGAGACGGGAGCATACTATGCCGCACAAGGTACTATTTGTTTCCACCCGCAGATAATTGTCGCCTTTACGGTTCGCGATATTGCCCAACACTATCATGTACCGCTCTTGATCGGTCCGTTTGGCTATTCGACCTACCGCGGCAGTTAG
- a CDS encoding succinate dehydrogenase, whose protein sequence is MASNLVSIERRKFGQTMRKDNWWVAPVLTFIGLGAFVVYSTWAAFQGQHYTFGNYLSPFYSPELFGNSPHALFGPPPSWLPSWLPFSPALLILWAPGGFRFTCYYYRGAYYKSMWADPPACAVGEPRHNYRGERKFPLILQNVHRYFLYLALAFLFFLAYDAWNAMWFAGADGKQHFGVGVGTIVLTANVFCLGFYTLSCHSLRHLVGGAWDILSNKPVRKKAYGCVSALNKRHMLFAWISLFVVGFSDIYVRLCSMGIWADFRIF, encoded by the coding sequence ATGGCATCTAATCTGGTTTCGATCGAGCGGCGTAAATTTGGACAGACGATGCGTAAGGACAACTGGTGGGTCGCTCCGGTGCTGACCTTCATCGGCCTCGGGGCGTTCGTCGTCTATTCGACGTGGGCGGCATTTCAGGGCCAGCATTACACGTTTGGCAACTACCTGTCACCGTTCTATTCGCCAGAGTTATTCGGCAATTCGCCGCACGCTTTATTCGGCCCGCCGCCAAGCTGGCTGCCGTCGTGGCTGCCGTTCTCGCCCGCACTTTTGATCCTATGGGCTCCCGGCGGATTTCGGTTTACCTGTTATTACTATCGCGGTGCCTATTACAAATCGATGTGGGCCGATCCGCCGGCATGTGCCGTCGGCGAGCCGCGTCACAACTACCGCGGCGAACGCAAATTCCCGCTCATTTTGCAGAACGTCCATCGCTATTTCCTGTATCTCGCACTCGCATTCCTGTTCTTTCTTGCTTATGACGCGTGGAACGCGATGTGGTTCGCGGGAGCCGACGGAAAACAGCATTTCGGCGTCGGCGTCGGCACGATCGTTCTGACTGCGAACGTATTTTGCCTAGGGTTTTACACCTTGAGCTGCCACAGCCTACGTCACTTAGTCGGCGGTGCATGGGACATCTTGTCAAATAAACCCGTCCGCAAAAAAGCCTACGGCTGCGTCAGCGCGTTGAACAAACGTCACATGCTTTTCGCCTGGATCAGCTTATTTGTTGTTGGTTTTTCTGACATCTATGTTCGGCTCTGCTCGATGGGAATTTGGGCGGATTTTAGAATTTTCTAG
- the malQ gene encoding 4-alpha-glucanotransferase yields the protein MNFPRASGILLHPTSLPGSFGIGDLGGEAYKFVDFLVEAGQTYWQILPLAPVGQGNSPYSAYSAFAGNTLLIALESLVTDGLVTAADIDNSPKFSAVKVDFAKVEEWKQIILSKAFETFRSTSGSTLHDEFEFFARENFWWLDDYAAFRAIKSSHEHQAWFQWAMPLKMRDEGAISVVRSQLSREIAAEKFYQFLFFRQWLALKKYANENGVLVIGDAPIFVALDSADVWCNQSKFKLNADGSPKFVAGVPPDYFSKTGQLWGNPIYDWDAMLRDNFGWWTARIAFTLKTVDVLRLDHFIGFARNWEVPGGDETAENGAWRDVPGREFFTIIRQRLGDLPLIAEDLGSLTPEVESLRDAFGLPGMHILQYAFGGDAYNRDLPHNYVKNCVVYTGTHDNDTTAGWYKAADKNARNHCRKYLQTRGREIHWDMIRAAFGSVADTAIVPMQDVLGLGSEHRMNLPATASGNWSWRMPPGSIHDDLTDRLKDLTVLFGRNLRSE from the coding sequence ATGAATTTTCCAAGAGCCAGCGGAATACTTTTGCATCCGACCTCGCTGCCCGGCAGCTTTGGCATCGGCGATCTCGGCGGCGAAGCGTACAAATTCGTCGATTTTCTGGTCGAAGCAGGACAAACCTATTGGCAAATACTGCCGCTTGCACCGGTCGGACAAGGCAATTCGCCTTATTCGGCATATTCTGCATTTGCCGGAAATACATTGCTCATCGCGCTCGAATCGCTCGTCACTGACGGCCTCGTAACGGCGGCTGACATTGACAATTCCCCGAAATTTTCAGCTGTTAAAGTAGATTTCGCGAAGGTCGAAGAATGGAAACAAATAATCCTCTCAAAGGCGTTTGAGACATTCAGATCGACTTCCGGCTCGACGCTTCACGATGAATTTGAATTCTTCGCTCGCGAAAATTTCTGGTGGCTCGACGATTATGCCGCTTTTCGGGCAATCAAAAGTTCGCACGAACATCAGGCATGGTTTCAATGGGCAATGCCGCTGAAAATGAGAGACGAAGGAGCAATATCGGTCGTCCGTTCACAACTCTCGCGTGAGATCGCTGCCGAAAAATTTTACCAGTTCCTCTTCTTTCGCCAGTGGCTCGCACTAAAAAAATACGCAAATGAGAACGGCGTTCTCGTCATCGGCGACGCTCCGATCTTTGTCGCTCTCGACTCGGCCGATGTCTGGTGCAATCAGAGCAAGTTCAAACTGAATGCCGACGGCTCGCCAAAATTCGTCGCCGGTGTGCCGCCCGATTATTTTTCAAAGACCGGCCAGCTCTGGGGAAATCCGATCTACGATTGGGATGCGATGCTCCGCGATAATTTTGGCTGGTGGACGGCCCGCATCGCGTTCACGCTAAAAACGGTCGATGTCCTGCGGCTCGATCATTTCATCGGCTTTGCCCGCAACTGGGAAGTGCCGGGCGGAGACGAAACTGCCGAGAACGGTGCGTGGCGTGACGTTCCCGGACGCGAGTTTTTTACTATCATCCGCCAGCGGCTCGGCGACTTGCCGCTCATTGCCGAAGACCTCGGCTCACTCACTCCCGAGGTCGAAAGCTTGCGTGATGCGTTCGGTTTGCCGGGCATGCACATCCTGCAATACGCCTTCGGCGGCGACGCCTACAACCGCGATCTGCCGCATAATTACGTAAAGAATTGCGTCGTCTACACCGGCACTCATGACAACGACACAACCGCCGGCTGGTATAAGGCCGCCGATAAGAATGCCCGCAACCATTGCCGCAAATATCTGCAAACGCGAGGGCGTGAGATCCATTGGGATATGATCCGTGCTGCCTTTGGATCGGTCGCCGACACGGCGATCGTGCCGATGCAGGATGTTCTCGGCCTCGGCAGCGAACACCGCATGAATCTGCCCGCGACCGCGTCAGGCAATTGGTCGTGGCGTATGCCGCCCGGTTCGATCCATGACGATCTCACCGATCGTTTAAAAGACCTTACTGTGCTTTTTGGACGAAATTTGCGTTCGGAATAA
- a CDS encoding 2-oxo-4-hydroxy-4-carboxy-5-ureidoimidazoline decarboxylase, giving the protein MNWDRLVFELHGLKIYKKLNWLNELPLDEAEYVFRECCGSSEWATRMARSRPFPMLDHLFVRADEIWAALSPADLLEAIAADDDIDAGVVTVPEVRRKLADAMSLYISRFGFRFVLRTADKSADEILAICHSRLGNSPATELMIATEEQRKITEDRLGKLLER; this is encoded by the coding sequence GTGAATTGGGATAGACTGGTATTTGAATTGCACGGCCTTAAAATTTACAAAAAGCTGAACTGGTTGAACGAACTGCCCTTGGACGAGGCGGAATACGTGTTTCGCGAATGTTGCGGATCGAGCGAATGGGCCACGCGGATGGCACGATCACGGCCTTTTCCGATGCTCGACCATCTATTTGTCCGAGCTGATGAGATCTGGGCGGCGCTGTCACCGGCGGATCTATTGGAGGCAATTGCTGCCGATGATGATATTGATGCGGGAGTAGTGACAGTGCCGGAAGTTCGCAGGAAATTGGCGGATGCCATGAGCTTGTACATTTCCAGGTTCGGGTTTCGGTTCGTTCTGCGTACTGCCGATAAAAGTGCCGATGAAATACTTGCGATATGTCATTCTCGGCTTGGCAATTCGCCGGCGACCGAACTAATGATCGCGACCGAAGAACAACGGAAGATCACCGAAGACCGGCTCGGTAAATTACTTGAGCGATGA